The segment AAATACGTTGTAGCATTTTGTTATCAGAGTTTCCTCTCCAATAAGCACCCGCTAAAGATAACAGCTTGAATTCACGAAGCTTACCAGTGGATGGTACATGAATACCACGGCAAAGATCGAAAAACTCTCCTTGATAATAAATAGATACTTGCTCATCCTCTGGGATCGCTTCAAGTAGTTCTAATTTATATTCATCGCCAATTTTCTCATAAATGGCTTGTGCTTCAGCACGGCTTACATTTTTGCGTTCAATTTCAAGGTTTTCTGCAATGATTTTCTTCATTTCTTTTTCAATAGCTGGCAGGTCTTCAGCAGTGATTGGTGTTGGTGAGTCAATATCGTAGTAAAAACCACCATCAATAACTGGGCCAATTCCAAGCTTTGCGTCTGGGAATAGACGTTTAACCGCCTGTGCTGTTAAATGCGCTGTTGAGTGACGTAAAATCTCAAGTGCTTCCTCATCATCCTGTGTAATAATTGAAATTGTTGCATCCTCTTCAATCGGTGTTTTTAAATCGACTAAGACACCATTAATTTTACCTGCATAAGCTTTTTTACGTAGGCCAGGGCTGATGGATAATGCTACGTCATCAGTGGATGTGCCTTTTGCAAATTCCTTTACAGCGCCATCTGGAAAAGTTAATTTAATATTCTCTGACATGTTTTTGCACTCCTTTGTTTTTTGTAACATACATAATGCTTGATGAAAGCCATGATAAGTTTAAATAGCTGCTTATTTGAGCGACTCTATACTCTTTATGAGCAGTTTATTTTATCCTAGAAAAATAAAAAAGCTCCGTCCCTCACGAAAGGGACGAAGCGTATGCTCGTGGTTCCACCCTTCTTCCTTCCGACTATAGTTAGTCAGACGAAGCTCTAGGCTAGCTAACGGGCTAGGGACCGGCGAAAGATTATCCCTTTCGCTGCTCAGTAGGTAGTAAATTTAGTGCTCACACTAGGAAGCTTTCAGCCGATGACTTCCCTCTCTTATAAGCTGATACACAAAATTCATGTCCTCATCAACGCATGTTGCTATTAAGTATATGAGTCAGTATACGCTCGATTGGCGAAAAATGCAACTTATAGTCGACGATTTTTACCACGCATTTCAATGGGCACAGTTAAAGCTTTAATGCGCTCCATAATTCGCCCTGCCTTTACAACCTCAATATCTCCTTTTTGTGACTGTGCTAAATGATGCTCTAATTCCTCATAATTAAAATTAGAAGTAATAAATGTTGGCAATTGCTCCGCCATACGATAATGGAAAATGGTTCCTAAAACCTCATCGCGCGTCCAAGCCGTCATTGTTTCCGCACCAAGATCGTCCAACATTAAAACAGGTGCTTTTTTTACATAATCAATTTTCTCATTTAATGTATTATCACCGATAGCATTTTTCATTTCACGTAAAAATTCTGGGACGAAAACTACAACAGAGCGAATTTTAATAGACGCTAATTCATTCGCAAGCGCACCTAACACAAAGGATTTCCCTACACCAAATTTACCATATAAGTAAAAACCCTTTGACGGTAAGTGACCTGTTTCTTTCGTTATTTTTACAAATTGAGCTGCTTGCTGGGCAATCGCCACACGTGATTCATCATCAATACTTAAATCTTGAATCGTTGCTTGTAATACATCTTTTGGCATATGCATACTTGCAATCATGTTTGCCACATCTCGACGCTCTTCTTCTCTTATCTTTTGCTCACAGCGCACATAATCCATTTCAATGGAATTCCGTACCACCCTTAATGTAGGGAGGAAGCCCTTTAAATAATTTGTACAATGCTCTGTATTGTCACAGCCACAGCATTCCGTTGATTGACTAATATATTCATGTAGCTTTGGTAAGTTCCGTTCAATATTGTCATAGCTTAGCTCCTGTGCATGCTGTGCTAAAAATTCCTGCACATGCGGATGCTCTAAAATTTCACGTCGCATGGCTTCATAGCGTTCTTGAAACGACGGTACTTGAATTGCTCGTTTTAATGGTCCATTAATGGGTTCGATTGTGACTCACCTTCTTTATTATTCGCTTTTTCCTAGCATTTCTAATATTTTTTGACGCTCTTTTTCAAAATCTATCGTGCTAGCAGTAGCTTCCTCTTGTTTGTCATTCCGTTTATAAAACCATTCAGGCACTTTTTCTTCACGCTGTTGCCTTGCACGTCCCTTTGACTGTGAATTCGTTTTATTTGTCGTTTGTGGCTTGTTTTTCCATGCCATATATTTATCATGCTCTTGACGTGCAAGCTCCATTGCCTCTTTCGCTGTTTGCACATTTTTCCGTACCCAATGATCGGCAATAGTTTCCACATATTTTTTAGGAAGCTTCATATCAGTTGTAAGCATCACATACTCCAGCAGTGCATTCACTACCCCAATTGGCATACCATGCTGCACAATTAAGCTCTCAGCTAGCTGTACAGAGGTTTGTAGAGGCTCTTTGCCATTATTAATATCACGTAACACTTGCACAGGTGCAGTTGTTTCTAAATAATACTGTAGCTCCTGCTCCTTTGTTTTTTGTCCCGACTCTTCTGCTGGAGCAGGCGCTGTTACTTTTGCTAATTTTGGTGGCTCCTTTGAAACCGTTAGTTTATAAAAATCTGCCGCAGCTTTGCGTAAGCGTTCCTGTGAAATGCCTAAATCATCATCTAAGGCAAGTATCACTACCTTTTGCATATCAAGAGCTGATAAATGATATAAAAATGCCAGCTTTGCAATGGCTTCTCGAATTTCCATTGTCAGCAAGCTAGCAGGCACTAATTGCTCTGATAAACCAGCCTGCAGCAAGTCAAAATCAAATTGCTCCAAATAAAAAGGATATACCTTTTGCTGTTTATCCTCACGGCTTGTATCAACTTGTAAGTCCAATGGCATATTGGCATGAATAGGCTTATAAACATCCATAAACGCACGAGATACATCCTTCAATTCCTTGTCTTTTACTGGTACTATAAAGCGTTGACGTAAATTTCGATATGCCTGCTCCCCAATTTTACTAAATAAAAACATCGATAGCAGGGGGTCTTTCATAAATCGATCCGCATCAAGTGGACGCTGTAACTCATATAAAAAGCTTCGTTCACTCGCATTTTCTTTTTTCCATGTGCGTAATAAGCCAATAGCCTCCAATGCAATACGAGCCTCAAACACTTTACCAATCGGCAGCCCCAGCACATTCATTAAATAATAATGTGTCATTTGCTGCTTTGGTTTTTGCTCTGCCTCTGCCCATAATGTTAAATAAAGACTAATTGGCTCTGAACCCGTTAATGGCTGATAAAATAATGTCACTAATTGACGCTCTTGTGTAGAAAATGCATGAGGAAGACGAATGTCGAAAGGATCGCCAGGCTGCAATTCCTTATATAAATGCATCAACGTCATTCACCCTCTCTGTTTTCTATGATTGCTGGTCCGTTTGACGTTGAATAATGTCCTTTATTTCCTCGATAAAGACATTAATATCTTTAAACTGACGGTAAACGGATGCAAAGCGCACATAGGCTACCTCATCTATTTTAGCTAAGCGATCCATCACCATTTCACCGACATCCTCTGAGCGTACTTCTGAGTTTCCAATACGACGAAGGTCTTTTTCAATGGATAATACAAGCTCCTCCAATACATCAAGTGCAACTGGACGCTTTTCACAAGCACGAATAAGCCCACGCAGCACCTTTTCACGGCTAAATTCCTCTCGTGAACCTTCTTTTTTCACCACAACTAATGGTGTTTCTTCAATTTTTTCAAACGTTGTAAAACGAAAGCCACATGACTCACATTCACGACGTCTTCGAATTTCTTTATTATCATCTACTGGCCTCGAATCCACTACACGCGTTCCGTTAAATTGGCAAGATGGACATCTCATAGCATTACTCTCCTGATTGACAACAATTTAATATTTCTATTATAACAAATTTCCTGCATATAAGAAAAGTGCATTAGTATTTGGCAATAGATAACCAATTTAAATCTTGTCCCATCAAAAAAACACATTGAAACCGTTTAGATTTCAATGTGTTTTACATATGCTTAGGCGCTCACTGTTTCTAATGCATTTGCTACTTTTTTCACAAGGTCTACGACGCGTGCAGAGTAGCCCCATTCATTATCATACCATGCAAGTACCTTTACTTTACGGTTGCCTAATACCATTGTTGACAGACCATCGACTGTTGATGAGTAAGTAGTTGTATTGTAGTCTGCAGATACTAATGGTTCAATAGAGAAATTTAAAATTCCTTTCATTGGTCCTTCTGTTGCTGCTTTCACAAACGCTGCATTAACAGCATCGACTGTAACATCTGTCTTTAAATCTACAACAAGGTCTACTAAAGATACATTGGCAGTTGGAACACGTAGTGCCATCCCATGAATTTTTCCTTCTAACTCAGGTAATACCAATTTTAATGCTTTTGCAGCACCTGTTGATGTTGGGATAATAGATTGTGCACACCCACGTGCACGACGTAAATCTTTATGTGGATTATCTAAGTTCTTTTGATCGTTTGTATATGCATGAACAGTTGTCATTAATCCATTATCAATGCCAAATGTGTCGTTTAATACTTTCGCTACTGGTGCTAAGCAGTTTGTTGTACATGAAGCATTTGAAATAACATCATGTTTCGCAATATCAAGCTTGTCATCATTAACACCTAATACAACTGTTACATCTTCATTTTTACCTGGTGCTGTTAAAATCACCTTTTTTGCGCCTGCTTCTAAGTGCATAGCTGCTTTATCACGTTCATTAAATTTACCAGTAGCCTCAATGACAATATCCACACCCATCGTAGTCCAAGGCAATTTTAAAGGGTCACGTTCACTAATAATTTGTACACGTTTACCATTTACAACTATAGCATCGCCTGCTGGTTCAACCGTACCTGCAAATGTTCCGTGATTTGTGTCATACTTAATCAAATGTGCTAACGTTTCAGCTGAGTAGCTTGCGTTAATCGCAACGATATTTAAGTCTTGCTGTACGATCGCTTGGCGGAAAACCATACGCCCGATACGTCCGAAACCATTAATAGCAATTGATACTGTCATTTATAAATCCTCCTGTGGATACATATTCATAATAATTATATACTTTATAGTGAATAGTATAACACAATTTTAAAAAAGATGAACAATTAATATGCATAATCTTAAAGTTCTTATTTTCTGAAAAATTATATTTCCCCAAAAAAAATACGCAGCAAGCTTATGCTTACTACGCATTTGATCACTAGATAACATCCCAATGAGTAAGGATTTTTTTTAGCTGCTCCTCTGTATGCTCAATAGTGTCATTATTATAAATAACTGCATGTGCGCCCTTTTCTTTCACTGACATGGGTAGCTGAGAATGTATACGTGCTAAGGCATCCTCTTTCGATAATTGATTGCGCTCCATCAAACGCTGAAGCTGAACTTCCTCACTTACGGATACAACAATAATCTTATCCACAAAATGCTGAAGCTTGCTTTCAAATAATAGTGGAATATCCATTACAACATGCTGATAGCCTGCTGCTACATAAGCATCACGCTGGCGCAGCATTTCCTTCCTAATAGCTGGATGCATAATATCATTTAATACTTTGCGCTTCGTAGGCTCATGAAAAATAATATCTCCTAGCTTTGTTCGATTTAGGCTGCCATCCTCTTGTAAAATAGCCTGTCCAAAGCTTTCAACAATCAATGCCAATGTAGCTGTTCCTGGCTCTACTACATCTCGTGCTACACTATCTGCATCAACAATTGGTAAGCCTAGTGCCGTCATCATTTTTGCTACTGTGCTTTTTCCACTCGCAATACTTCCTGTCAGTCCAATAATCATTGCTAAATCCCCTTTAATGTTGACAATTTGGGCAAAAGACAGATGTACGTCCACCAATTGTCATTTGACTTGTTGCCGTTTCACATACTGGGCATACCTTTTTCCCATACATTTGTAGTCGATTTTGCATGCTCCCAGCTTCTCCATTAATGTTTCGATAATCAGAAATCGTTGAGCCTCCCGCTTCAATGCTTTGACGTAGGACAGCTACGATTGTTTTAAACAATGCACGTTTACGCTTTTCACTAATGCGGTTTACTTTGCGTGCTGGGTGAATTTTCTCTATGAACAATGCCTCAGTAGCATAAATATTGCCACAGCCTGAAATGACTTGCCCATCCATAATCACTTCTTTTACTGCCTTATTTTCATACTTTGGTAATTTACATTTTGCGATAAAATAGTCACAAGCTTGTTCATCAAATGGCTCTGGTGCCATTTTTGTTAACGGTGCATGGTCCTCAATTTTGGTCAAAAAGCGAAGTTCACCAAAGCGGCGAATATCTGAATAAATTAAATAACCGCCATCCGCCATGGCAAATGTTGCATGAATATGCTTTTGAAATTTTGCCTCATTAATGTCCTCAGGTGAATTTACGACAAACCATGCACCTGTCATCCCTAAATGGCTGACAAGTACATATGGAGCATCTTCCTTCAGTAAATGAAAGAAAATATACTTTGCACGTCGTTCAATTTTTGTAATCGTCATTTTGGACAACGTTTGCTCAAAAGCATCAGGCTCTGCTTGTTTAACAATGCATTGCTTGCCCTCACTAAAAGAGAAATGCACCCTGTCAGATAGCTGAACCTGTTGAATAGTACGTCCTTCAACCTTTGGCTTCAATGCCTGGACGACACCTTCTACCTCTGGTAATTCAGGCATTTGAATCCCCCCTTATTTTGCTTCATACCATGTTGAGCCAGAGTTAAAATCTACTTTAAGCGGTACAGCAAGCTCAATAGCATTTTCCATTACCTCTGGTACAATTTTTTCTAGTAATGCAATCTCTTCCTTAGGTGCTTCAAAGATCAACTCATCATGCACTTGTAAAAGAAGTTTTGCTTGCATCTTTTCTTTTTTCAAGCGAGCATCCATATCAATCATTGCCTTTTTAATAATATCAGCGGCACTTCCTTGAATTGGTGTATTCATAGCTGTACGCTCTGCAAAGCTTCTAATATTAAAATTTGAACTTGTAATATCAGGCAAATAACGACGTCGATTTAAAATGGTTGTCACATAGCCATCAAATTTTGCCTTTTGCACAATATCATCCATATACTGTTTTACACCTGGGAAACTGGCGAAATATTTCTCAATAAATGTTGCAGCCTCTTTACGTGTAATATCTAAGTTTTGCGATAGCCCATAATCGCTAATACCATAAACAATCCCAAAATTTACAGCCTTTGCAGCTCGGCGCATATTGCTATCCACCTCGTCCGCTGCTACATGGAAAACATCCATCGCTGTACGTGTATGAATATCCATGCCCTCACGGAAAGCTTCCACTAAAGTTTGGTCCTCTGACATATGGGCAAGTACACGTAGCTCAATTTGTGAATAATCCGCCGCAAATAATAGCCAGCCTTCCTTCGATGGCACAAAGGCTTGACGGATTTTACGCCCCTCCTCTAAACGGATCGGGATATTTTGCAAATTCGGGTCTGTCGAGCTTAAACGCCCCGTTGCTGTTAATGCTTGCTGGAAGCGTGTATGCACCTTGCTATCCTCTGGATGAATTTCCTTTAATAAACCTTCGATATATGTGGATTGCAATTTACCAAGCTGACGGTATAACAAAATATGCTCAATAATTGCATGCTCTGGCTTTAATTTTTCTAGGACATCCGCTGCTGTGGAATAGCCTGTTTTGGTCTTTTTAATCACAGGTAAGCCTAGCTTATCAAATAAAATAACCCCTAATTGCTTTGGTGAATTAATATTAAAGGTTTCTCCTGCCGCCGC is part of the Lysinibacillus sp. FSL K6-0232 genome and harbors:
- the dnaI gene encoding primosomal protein DnaI; the encoded protein is MNGPLKRAIQVPSFQERYEAMRREILEHPHVQEFLAQHAQELSYDNIERNLPKLHEYISQSTECCGCDNTEHCTNYLKGFLPTLRVVRNSIEMDYVRCEQKIREEERRDVANMIASMHMPKDVLQATIQDLSIDDESRVAIAQQAAQFVKITKETGHLPSKGFYLYGKFGVGKSFVLGALANELASIKIRSVVVFVPEFLREMKNAIGDNTLNEKIDYVKKAPVLMLDDLGAETMTAWTRDEVLGTIFHYRMAEQLPTFITSNFNYEELEHHLAQSQKGDIEVVKAGRIMERIKALTVPIEMRGKNRRL
- a CDS encoding replication initiation and membrane attachment family protein — translated: MHLYKELQPGDPFDIRLPHAFSTQERQLVTLFYQPLTGSEPISLYLTLWAEAEQKPKQQMTHYYLMNVLGLPIGKVFEARIALEAIGLLRTWKKENASERSFLYELQRPLDADRFMKDPLLSMFLFSKIGEQAYRNLRQRFIVPVKDKELKDVSRAFMDVYKPIHANMPLDLQVDTSREDKQQKVYPFYLEQFDFDLLQAGLSEQLVPASLLTMEIREAIAKLAFLYHLSALDMQKVVILALDDDLGISQERLRKAAADFYKLTVSKEPPKLAKVTAPAPAEESGQKTKEQELQYYLETTAPVQVLRDINNGKEPLQTSVQLAESLIVQHGMPIGVVNALLEYVMLTTDMKLPKKYVETIADHWVRKNVQTAKEAMELARQEHDKYMAWKNKPQTTNKTNSQSKGRARQQREEKVPEWFYKRNDKQEEATASTIDFEKERQKILEMLGKSE
- the nrdR gene encoding transcriptional regulator NrdR, with translation MRCPSCQFNGTRVVDSRPVDDNKEIRRRRECESCGFRFTTFEKIEETPLVVVKKEGSREEFSREKVLRGLIRACEKRPVALDVLEELVLSIEKDLRRIGNSEVRSEDVGEMVMDRLAKIDEVAYVRFASVYRQFKDINVFIEEIKDIIQRQTDQQS
- a CDS encoding glyceraldehyde-3-phosphate dehydrogenase, with the translated sequence MTVSIAINGFGRIGRMVFRQAIVQQDLNIVAINASYSAETLAHLIKYDTNHGTFAGTVEPAGDAIVVNGKRVQIISERDPLKLPWTTMGVDIVIEATGKFNERDKAAMHLEAGAKKVILTAPGKNEDVTVVLGVNDDKLDIAKHDVISNASCTTNCLAPVAKVLNDTFGIDNGLMTTVHAYTNDQKNLDNPHKDLRRARGCAQSIIPTSTGAAKALKLVLPELEGKIHGMALRVPTANVSLVDLVVDLKTDVTVDAVNAAFVKAATEGPMKGILNFSIEPLVSADYNTTTYSSTVDGLSTMVLGNRKVKVLAWYDNEWGYSARVVDLVKKVANALETVSA
- the coaE gene encoding dephospho-CoA kinase (Dephospho-CoA kinase (CoaE) performs the final step in coenzyme A biosynthesis.); the protein is MIIGLTGSIASGKSTVAKMMTALGLPIVDADSVARDVVEPGTATLALIVESFGQAILQEDGSLNRTKLGDIIFHEPTKRKVLNDIMHPAIRKEMLRQRDAYVAAGYQHVVMDIPLLFESKLQHFVDKIIVVSVSEEVQLQRLMERNQLSKEDALARIHSQLPMSVKEKGAHAVIYNNDTIEHTEEQLKKILTHWDVI
- the mutM gene encoding bifunctional DNA-formamidopyrimidine glycosylase/DNA-(apurinic or apyrimidinic site) lyase, translating into MPELPEVEGVVQALKPKVEGRTIQQVQLSDRVHFSFSEGKQCIVKQAEPDAFEQTLSKMTITKIERRAKYIFFHLLKEDAPYVLVSHLGMTGAWFVVNSPEDINEAKFQKHIHATFAMADGGYLIYSDIRRFGELRFLTKIEDHAPLTKMAPEPFDEQACDYFIAKCKLPKYENKAVKEVIMDGQVISGCGNIYATEALFIEKIHPARKVNRISEKRKRALFKTIVAVLRQSIEAGGSTISDYRNINGEAGSMQNRLQMYGKKVCPVCETATSQMTIGGRTSVFCPNCQH